Proteins encoded within one genomic window of Thermus oshimai DSM 12092:
- a CDS encoding substrate-binding domain-containing protein has protein sequence MRLLGLLPFLLLAQALRLATTTSVYDSGLLDRLLPPFTRASGVRVEVLAVGTGQALTLAERGDVDAVLVHAPELEEKAVRQGHISQRLCLAQNAYLLVGPKEDPAKVREAREVLEALRRIARAQAPFVSRGDRSGTHLKERFLWERAGIRPGPPWYLESGAGMGQTLALAAEKGAYTLSDLATHLTVGKKRGLAALYRREDPLLLNQYTFYLVPKGAKAGEARKLRAFLASEEATRLILGLTKEGEPLFRPLGGRCILPLGGSR, from the coding sequence ACCACCAGCGTGTACGATTCCGGCCTCCTGGACCGCCTCCTCCCCCCCTTTACCCGGGCCTCTGGGGTGCGGGTGGAGGTCCTGGCGGTGGGCACGGGCCAGGCCCTGACCCTGGCGGAGCGGGGGGATGTGGACGCGGTCCTGGTGCACGCCCCGGAGCTGGAGGAAAAGGCCGTACGCCAAGGGCACATCTCCCAAAGGCTCTGCCTGGCCCAGAACGCCTACCTCTTGGTGGGGCCGAAGGAAGACCCCGCCAAGGTCCGGGAGGCTAGGGAGGTGCTCGAGGCCCTCAGGCGCATCGCCCGGGCCCAGGCCCCCTTTGTCTCCCGGGGGGACCGCTCGGGCACCCATTTGAAGGAGCGTTTCCTTTGGGAGCGGGCGGGCATCCGGCCGGGGCCTCCCTGGTACCTGGAATCCGGCGCGGGGATGGGCCAGACCCTGGCCCTGGCGGCGGAAAAGGGGGCCTACACCCTCTCCGACCTGGCCACCCACCTCACCGTGGGAAAGAAGCGGGGGCTTGCGGCCCTGTACCGGCGGGAAGACCCCCTCCTCCTCAACCAGTACACCTTCTACCTCGTCCCCAAAGGGGCCAAGGCGGGGGAGGCCCGGAAGCTCCGCGCCTTCTTGGCCTCTGAAGAGGCCACCCGCCTCATCCTGGGCCTCACCAAGGAGGGGGAACCCCTCTTCCGGCCCCTAGGGGGGCGGTGTATCCTGCCCCTCGGTGGAAGCCGCTGA
- a CDS encoding ABC transporter permease, which produces MEAAELWEITLRSLWVAGAATLLSALLAVPLGLWLALRGGGFLGQALLYAGMALPSVVVGLFLYLLLSRSGPLGFMGLLYTPFAMVLAEALLAFPLIAAFTFSGARGRVEEVRLLVKSLGGKEGQVLPTLFWESRRTLAAALAAGFGGAISEVGAATLVGGDIRHHTRVLTTAIVVETRKGEVEAALALGLVLLGVALLVTALLVILERE; this is translated from the coding sequence GTGGAAGCCGCTGAGCTTTGGGAGATCACCCTAAGAAGCCTCTGGGTGGCGGGGGCGGCCACCCTGCTTTCGGCCCTTTTGGCCGTCCCCTTAGGGCTTTGGCTGGCCCTGAGGGGCGGGGGGTTTCTGGGGCAGGCGCTCCTCTACGCGGGCATGGCCTTGCCCTCGGTGGTGGTGGGGCTTTTCCTGTACCTTCTCCTCTCCCGCTCGGGGCCTTTGGGCTTTATGGGCCTCCTCTACACCCCTTTCGCCATGGTCCTGGCGGAGGCCCTCCTGGCCTTTCCCCTCATCGCCGCCTTTACCTTTTCCGGGGCCCGGGGGCGGGTGGAGGAGGTGCGGCTTCTGGTGAAAAGCCTAGGGGGGAAGGAGGGCCAGGTCCTCCCCACCCTCTTTTGGGAAAGCCGCCGCACCCTGGCGGCCGCGCTGGCCGCGGGCTTCGGGGGGGCCATCAGCGAGGTGGGGGCGGCCACCTTGGTGGGCGGGGACATCCGCCACCACACCCGGGTCCTCACCACGGCCATCGTGGTGGAGACGCGTAAAGGGGAAGTGGAGGCCGCTTTGGCCCTGGGGCTGGTCCTCCTGGGGGTGGCCCTTTTGGTCACCGCCCTGCTCGTTATCCTGGAGCGGGAATGA